The genomic window AGGAGCCGTCCCTGGGGGTAGGAGGGCAACGGCTTCCTTGGAGGTGGGGGTTTAACAGGTCCCTGAGACTGAGGGAGAAAGCAGAATGTACCGGGAGAATGGCCCCAAGGGGGTCACTCACCATCCCCAAACAAACCTATTGCCGCCAACGGTACCTCCTGGGGAGGTACATCAACTAGGGAAGGGCCTGGCCCTGTACCCCAGGAGCAAGGGGGCACCTTGCCCCAGCAACCACTGCCGCAGGCCATCAGTGCTGCAgcccaggaggggggaggggctaTGCCCGCCCCCACACCGTTACCTGTGGGCTCCTCACCACTGGGTCGGCAGGTAGCGGGCGGGTGGGGGGGTTGGGCCGGTCAGTCAGTGCAGCCTGGACAGAAAGAGTAGTGCCCGTGAGGAAGAAGCGCGTGGAAAGTGGGCATGCGCTGGTTGTGGGGGTACGGCGTTTAGAGGCTTCCCTTGAAAGGCGTCCATGCTACCATGCAGCCTCAGGCTAGGATGGGCGCATGCACAGGGCAAGGATCCATGCGGGGCACAGTTTAGCACTAGGGGTTTGGGGTTGTAGAGcagtggagaaaaagaaaggggtgTAATTCAATCATtggagggcaggtaggtggcagtGCCACAACGCACCACCAGGTGGAGGTAGAGACCAAATGAGAAGCCCGGTACTCTGCGTTGCCTTAAGGGTTGCCCACCCAAAGGGCCGGCTGGCAGGGAGGGGAGAAGCCCTTTCTCAGTGCCAGTTCCTCATGTGCCAAGGCAGAAGTTCAGGCTCTCTAAGGTACCACGCCCTGGCCCCCCCCTGGGCTGGACCTTGCCCCTGTCTCAGATTTACCTGTATTCTCTTAGGCACAGGGTCCGGCGGTAGCGGCCGGGAAGGGGGGTCAGGATGACCAAGAGCGCCAGACTGCGGAAAGAGCAGGAGAAGCAGAGGGCACGGAGAGAGGGCAGAGGGTGGGGTGGAAGAAGAGACACAGTGGGGAGAGGCAGGATCAGCGTTACAATCAGAGGTGCTCAGGGCTATGGTAAAAATAAGAGGGGTTAGTCCCCACGGCAGCAGCCAGGACCTTAGGACAGAGGGGAATCATGCAATTACTCAGCCACATTCAAGAGTGGGGGTGACAGGCTGTGGGCATGCaacccctcccacacacacacactgaagaATCCCAATTCTTGTGCATTCCGGGATCCAGGAACACTTATCAGTCTCTCTGAGGTTGGTCCTGTGCACGTGGAGCCCCAAGCAGTGCCAATTTCTTTTACCCAGTCTTGCAGTCAGAGGGCATCTGGGCCTCCAGATCCAGGATGGCATCACTGAAGTGCCAATGAGTAGCAGGCACAACACCCTCGTCTCAATTAACGAGTTGTACCAAACAACACTTCCATTGGTCACCCATCTTAGGTTTCCCACCCCAGGTAGGATATGATTCCTCAACCTCCTTGGAGCTGGCAATTTGGCATCAGGGCAGTGTCAGCCACTCTCAGAACATCCAGAACCTGCTGAAATAGGCACTAAGAATCTCCTTGAGGGTCTCGGAGGGGAGGGTAACCCAGATGGGCATATAGCTGAGTAGGTAAATCTCCCTGCCCCTTCCCTTGACAGGGACTAGAAACTCACCTTGGTGCTGGGCATCAGGTGGAGTTCTGTTGCCTGGGTCCTCTGAGGTGGCCCTGGACGCTCAGGGGGACCAGATGGGGATGCCCTGTGGTAGGTGGAGAGGAAGGCAGTGTCAGATTCTCTTATCTACCCTTCAGGTAGCAGATACCTTGCTTGAGAAAGTTAACCCTTTGTGAAGGCCTTGGAGACCAAATAGGGATGTGTAAGGAACATCCTGTCACTGAGGAGCAGAGAAGGACCCGTCTGAGGCATGGGCTACTTAGTCTAGATTGAGGAAAGGGCCCTGCTTACCTGTAACCATTGGCACAGACACCCCCATGGAGAAATCGAACTTGGGCTTCTGCTGTGTCCCTGGAGGGGGTGAGGAGAACGGAGTTAAGGGGGAGATACTTGAGGATGGGAGAGGTATTGCTAGGAGCTGGGTCAGGGCGGGTAAGGAAAGGATTAAAGATAGAAGGTTAAAGGTGGTATGAGGGGCAAGAAGGAGGGAATGAAGGCTCAGGGCCAGAGACTTTAGAGGAACCTACAGGTTTGGTACCAACCTATACTGGGAACTGGTCCCTTTGAACTGGCAGAGTCTCCTTCGTAGGTGGGTGCGGTGCCAATAGCAAGCACCAAGAAGCATCAGTAGTGCCAGGAGGAGGAGACTGAGGAGCAGTGCTGTAGTCAGGCCACCActggctataagaaatgaggcaGTGATAAGTATCAGTCCCATTGTTCCTCCCCACTCTTCCTGGGCCCCCACTTCCAGTGAGTACCTTTAGGCTTCTGGCCTAGAGCCCCACTGTCCACACTGCCCCCAAAGCCTTGGTTTGAGCAATCAGGTGGTGCCCAGCCCTGGTCACAGTGGCAATGCCCATTGCTATTGCAGACCTgacagaaaaagcaaagaaagaaaggaaacaagcatgtttgttttttttaaacccttcccttccctctttgaatcgatctgtgtattggctccaaggcagaagtacagTAAGGACTTGGAGAAGGGGGTGATGGGGGCGGGGTGagtaagtgagttgcccagggacacaaagttaggaaatgtctgaggttagatttgaacccagaacctcccatctctaggcttggctctatctactgagccacccagatgccccgaaatgagcatgtattaagcacctaaaaTGGACcaggtgctttgcaaatattctcttctttgatcctcacacaaCAATCTtggaaaataggtgctattattgtccccattttatagttaaggaaactgagaggttaggtgactaacccagggtcacatagttaataagtgcctgaggtaggatttgaaatcaggtcttccttcCTCCAGGCCCATGGCTCTATCTgctgttctacctagctgcctctgaaggTGTTTGGGGGAGAATGAGCACCTAGGAAATATTTTCCCCAGTGTTATGCCAGCTTCAGTAAATGTTAAAACAGGAGCAGTTTAGACTTAATACTGACAGAAAgtatggacttaaaaaaaagtcaaaacaaaccaCAAAAACTTTTGTGGAGGTCAAGCAAAGAGAGGTTTGTAGGAACAAGAGAACACAAAGCTGGAACCAAAGAGGAAGGGAACCCAGGTGTGCCACCTCCACAGTCCCCTTAAGTTTGCCCCACAGCCTGCTCTTGGGGGTCAGGAGTCTAGGAATACCCATTCTCCCCTCTGCTCACCCCATGCCCATGGCACTTATTCCGACACTTCTCTGCCCCAAGAAGGCCCGCCGGCTGGCACCGCTGGTCAATGCACACCTGCCAGggatggagaaggaggaaggcaTAGACTGGTCAGGATTCTACAACCTGGCCACAGGGCCCACAAGTTCTTCTGCCAGCTGCCTTTAACATTTCACAGAATCTCAGCATTGAAAGAGATTTCAAACATTATCTGGTCTAATCTATATCTGGGCAGGAATCTATCCAGCTCACTCACCTGGCCAGGAGCACAAGTAGTGCCCATCAGGGCCAGAAAGGGCTGGGCCACATCACTGCCCAAGTCTAGGTGTGTCCATCGGCAGGTCTGGCGTGTTCCGTTGACCTCAACCGTCTCTGTGAGTGTATCCTGAGCAGTGCCCAATAGGGGGTGGGCACCACCACCTTGGCACTGGAGTTGCCCACAGCTGGCATCTCTATGGGGGAGGGGCTAGAGAgtcaggggaagggagggaactGGTAATCACAGATTGAAAGGGGGAGAAGGGATAGTTGGAGGGCCAAAGGTTAagaaggagagatgaaggaaTAGAGCCCGGGGTTGGGGAATACTCACTCACCGAGGGGCACAGGGCACATAACTGCCATTGTTCTGTTTCCCACAGTTCCCAAAGTTATCTCCTCGAGTGTTGGCAGCTTGGAGACAGAGAGGGGTTGCAGGACGGGCACCAGGAccccatagtgcctggcactgggCAACATAAGAGGCACA from Gracilinanus agilis isolate LMUSP501 unplaced genomic scaffold, AgileGrace unplaced_scaffold53825, whole genome shotgun sequence includes these protein-coding regions:
- the LOC123255896 gene encoding disintegrin and metalloproteinase domain-containing protein 15-like isoform X3; this translates as MAHELGHSLGLAHDPPGGNCPCPGQPPAKSCIMEAATAFLPGLSFSTCSKEALEKALLRGAGSCLFSRPPQLAPRPPRCGNLFVEPGEQCDCGFWEECSDPCCNASSCQLMPGAHCASDGLCCQDCQFRPVGWLCRPARGDCDLPEFCSGDSGQCPSDVSLGDGEPCAGGKAVCAAGHCASYVAQCQALWGPGARPATPLCLQAANTRGDNFGNCGKQNNGSYVPCAPRDASCGQLQCQGGGAHPLLGTAQDTLTETVEVNGTRQTCRWTHLDLGSDVAQPFLALMGTTCAPGQVCIDQRCQPAGLLGAEKCRNKCHGHGVCNSNGHCHCDQGWAPPDCSNQGFGGSVDSGALGQKPKASGGLTTALLLSLLLLALLMLLGACYWHRTHLRRRLCQFKGTSSQYRDTAEAQVRFLHGGVCANGYRASPSGPPERPGPPQRTQATELHLMPSTKSQGPVKPPPPRKPLPSYPQGRLLSSEGPSEESFVPLGVPSRPAPPPPTASGAALRV
- the LOC123255896 gene encoding disintegrin and metalloproteinase domain-containing protein 15-like isoform X2, giving the protein MAHELGHSLGLAHDPPGGNCPCPGQPPAKSCIMEAATAFLPGLSFSTCSKEALEKALLRGAGSCLFSRPPQLAPRPPRCGNLFVEPGEQCDCGFWEECSDPCCNASSCQLMPGAHCASDGLCCQDCQFRPVGWLCRPARGDCDLPEFCSGDSGQCPSDVSLGDGEPCAGGKAVCAAGHCASYVAQCQALWGPGARPATPLCLQAANTRGDNFGNCGKQNNGSYVPCAPRDASCGQLQCQGGGAHPLLGTAQDTLTETVEVNGTRQTCRWTHLDLGSDVAQPFLALMGTTCAPGQVCIDQRCQPAGLLGAEKCRNKCHGHGVCNSNGHCHCDQGWAPPDCSNQGFGGSVDSGALGQKPKASGGLTTALLLSLLLLALLMLLGACYWHRTHLRRRLCQFKGTSSQYRDTAEAQVRFLHGGVCANGYRASPSGPPERPGPPQRTQATELHLMPSTKSGALGHPDPPSRPLPPDPVPKRIQSQGPVKPPPPRKPLPSYPQGRLLSSEGPSEESFVPLGVPSRPAPPPPTASGAALRV
- the LOC123255896 gene encoding disintegrin and metalloproteinase domain-containing protein 15-like isoform X1, which translates into the protein MAHELGHSLGLAHDPPGGNCPCPGQPPAKSCIMEAATAFLPGLSFSTCSKEALEKALLRGAGSCLFSRPPQLAPRPPRCGNLFVEPGEQCDCGFWEECSDPCCNASSCQLMPGAHCASDGLCCQDCQFRPVGWLCRPARGDCDLPEFCSGDSGQCPSDVSLGDGEPCAGGKAVCAAGHCASYVAQCQALWGPGARPATPLCLQAANTRGDNFGNCGKQNNGSYVPCAPRDASCGQLQCQGGGAHPLLGTAQDTLTETVEVNGTRQTCRWTHLDLGSDVAQPFLALMGTTCAPGQVCIDQRCQPAGLLGAEKCRNKCHGHGVCNSNGHCHCDQGWAPPDCSNQGFGGSVDSGALGQKPKASGGLTTALLLSLLLLALLMLLGACYWHRTHLRRRLCQFKGTSSQYRDTAEAQVRFLHGGVCANGYRASPSGPPERPGPPQRTQATELHLMPSTKSGALGHPDPPSRPLPPDPVPKRIQAALTDRPNPPTRPLPADPVVRSPQSQGPVKPPPPRKPLPSYPQGRLLSSEGPSEESFVPLGVPSRPAPPPPTASGAALRV